The Candidatus Defluviibacterium haderslevense DNA window AATATATTGGAATTATGCATCACCTATGAAAAAGGTGGCGTCGCAAGTCAATATTTGTTTAATGATATCAATAAAGGTGATGTTGTAAAATGCAAAGGCCCTGAAGGAAATTTTATACTCCCTGAGGACACATCGAAATCTTTAGTATTCATTGCCACCGGTGCTGGTTTGGTTCCTTTCAGAGCAATGATTCAACAAATTGAACAAGAAAAATTGAAATACAAATCGGTACACCTCATTTTTGGTGCCAGAAAAGAGAAAACCATACTTTTTTATGAAGAGTTGGAAGATTGGTCCCACTTCATAGACCATTTTACAACCAGTATTTGCTTGTCCAAAGAAACCAAATTACCTAAACCTAAAAATAATATGGATTTTTTTGAAGGACATGTACATCAAGTGTATCTCAATAAAAAATATTCAGATAAGAAAAATGAAGTATTTATGATTTGTGGATGGTCAGGGATGATAGATGAAGCTGTGGCACATTTGGTAAATACTTTAAAAATAGATCGTACCCAAATCAAATATGAACTTTTTGGTTGATCGGTTTTATTTCCCTTTACTCAATTAAAATCTATGTTACATATTGATCATATTGGTATTGCAGTCAAAAATTTAACCGATGCCAATTCTTTGTATACATCACTTCTTGGTGTTGGCCCTTACAAAGAAGAGCTTGTTGATTCTGAACACGTTAATACCTCTTTTTTCAAAGTAGGAATCAACAAAATTGAACTTCTTGAAGCGACAGATCCAGTTAGTTCTATTTATCAATTTAT harbors:
- a CDS encoding FAD-dependent oxidoreductase gives rise to the protein MSTVWYDAEFIGQKVEVSGTNRFWFKLKSDSPVAYKPGQFFVFDLPSGEKRADRWRSYSIANIYDGSNILELCITYEKGGVASQYLFNDINKGDVVKCKGPEGNFILPEDTSKSLVFIATGAGLVPFRAMIQQIEQEKLKYKSVHLIFGARKEKTILFYEELEDWSHFIDHFTTSICLSKETKLPKPKNNMDFFEGHVHQVYLNKKYSDKKNEVFMICGWSGMIDEAVAHLVNTLKIDRTQIKYELFG
- the mce gene encoding methylmalonyl-CoA epimerase, which encodes MLHIDHIGIAVKNLTDANSLYTSLLGVGPYKEELVDSEHVNTSFFKVGINKIELLEATDPVSSIYQFIEKKGEGIHHIAFEVENIIEEMERLKKAGFRLINDVPKKGADQKLVCFVHPKSTHGVLIELCQSIKP